One region of Rhodothermus profundi genomic DNA includes:
- a CDS encoding ZIP family metal transporter has translation MEALIETLDGHPVLLGLLGGLVIALLNMGGAFVLLLWPRPSQRFLDAALGFAAGVMLTASFTSLILPGIEYGGLLPVLGGLTLGALVMDAGDRWLPHEHFVKGHEGPNVQRIRRVWLFIIAITLHNMPEGLAVGVSFGSGHYREAIQLMLAIGIQNIPEGLSVAVSSLSAGLGARFYASMVGVRSGLVEIPAAVLGAALVHYMSVLLPWAMGFAAGAMLYVISHEILPETHRMGHERLATLGTMLGIMVMLTLDVALG, from the coding sequence ATGGAAGCGCTGATCGAAACGCTGGATGGACATCCGGTCTTGCTGGGATTGCTGGGCGGACTGGTTATCGCGTTGTTAAATATGGGCGGTGCCTTTGTGTTACTACTCTGGCCGCGTCCATCCCAGCGTTTTCTGGATGCTGCCCTTGGATTTGCTGCCGGCGTTATGCTAACCGCCAGTTTTACCAGTCTCATTCTGCCCGGTATTGAATATGGCGGGTTGCTTCCTGTGCTGGGCGGACTGACGTTAGGGGCACTGGTGATGGACGCAGGCGACCGATGGCTGCCGCATGAGCACTTCGTTAAAGGGCATGAAGGGCCTAACGTGCAGCGTATCCGTCGGGTGTGGCTTTTTATCATTGCCATTACGCTGCACAATATGCCGGAAGGATTGGCCGTAGGGGTCAGCTTTGGCAGTGGCCACTATCGGGAAGCTATCCAACTTATGCTGGCCATCGGCATTCAGAACATTCCGGAAGGGCTTTCGGTAGCGGTTTCTTCGCTCAGTGCCGGTCTGGGGGCGCGTTTCTATGCCAGCATGGTGGGAGTACGTTCAGGCCTGGTAGAGATTCCAGCCGCTGTGCTGGGAGCCGCGCTGGTGCACTACATGAGCGTGCTGTTGCCCTGGGCGATGGGGTTTGCGGCAGGGGCCATGCTTTATGTGATCAGCCACGAAATCCTCCCGGAGACGCATCGCATGGGACATGAGCGGCTGGCCACGCTTGGAACCATGCTGGGCATCATGGTGATGCTTACGCTTGACGTGGCGCTCGGCTAA
- a CDS encoding 30S ribosomal protein S1 has product MADEQKQSTQVSEMTETTEKSPQPQETAQQAHAETASTTETPQAETPAETAQEAASDATAPAQAEAEEAEAAPEATSTETPPEATKPVMGFRGEITGPVIKLEELEKQQASPEIDPFHEQLRQQIEQSFTAVQEGEIVTGRILAVGEKEVLIDIGFKSSGIIPRSEFGDAEIKEGDEVEVFVEKLEDAQGQLVLSKTRADRLRRWQRVEDAYYNEKVIEGTIVRRVKGGMIAEIFDGLEAFLPGSQIDVRPVRDFDAYIGKRMEFKIVKINPANENVVVSHRALLEKELQKQREAILSKMEPGQVLEGTVKNITDFGVFIDLGGVDGLLHITDLSWGRVSHPSELVQLGQKLNVVVLDYDKERQRISLGLKQLQPHPWENIDEKYKEGDIVEGKVVSITDYGAFVELEKGIEGLVHISEMSWTDHIKHPSQKVSLGQLVKVKILNIDREGRKISLGMKQLEPNPWEGLAERYPPGTVLRGKVRKITNFGVFVEIEPGIDGLVHISDLSWTRRIQHPSEVVKEGEELDVVVLEVDEENRRISLGHKQVQTNPWNDFATVYAEGTDHKAKVVRFEENGLVVELPLGVEAFVPANELKHGKNFQEFYNEGDELELRVIRFSATDREIVLSEVAKERAEAEARRAEEERRRREERKQQEKAVREYQRKAVTGPTTLGELSGLEDLKAQLEAAEKAAQEEGQQAEEAAQPSGEAQAPEAAAEDETSEEKSD; this is encoded by the coding sequence ATGGCAGACGAGCAGAAACAGTCGACCCAGGTCTCTGAGATGACAGAGACAACCGAGAAATCTCCGCAGCCGCAGGAGACGGCGCAGCAGGCCCACGCGGAAACGGCTTCGACGACCGAGACTCCGCAAGCCGAGACACCAGCCGAAACGGCACAGGAAGCAGCTTCGGACGCCACCGCTCCGGCTCAAGCAGAGGCCGAAGAGGCAGAGGCGGCTCCGGAAGCCACCTCGACTGAAACGCCCCCAGAAGCCACGAAGCCGGTCATGGGCTTTCGGGGCGAAATTACGGGCCCGGTTATCAAACTGGAAGAGCTGGAGAAGCAACAGGCGTCGCCGGAGATCGATCCGTTCCATGAACAGTTGCGCCAGCAAATTGAGCAGAGCTTTACAGCCGTTCAGGAAGGGGAGATCGTCACAGGGCGCATCCTGGCCGTTGGTGAAAAAGAAGTGCTGATTGACATCGGCTTTAAGAGCTCGGGCATCATTCCGCGCAGCGAGTTTGGCGACGCCGAAATCAAGGAAGGCGACGAGGTTGAAGTCTTTGTTGAAAAATTGGAGGACGCCCAGGGGCAGTTAGTGCTCTCAAAGACGCGGGCTGACCGCCTCCGTCGCTGGCAGCGGGTCGAAGATGCCTACTACAATGAAAAAGTCATCGAAGGAACGATTGTGCGCCGCGTTAAAGGCGGCATGATCGCCGAAATTTTCGATGGCCTGGAGGCGTTCCTGCCGGGCTCTCAGATCGACGTGCGGCCCGTGCGCGACTTCGACGCCTACATTGGCAAACGCATGGAGTTCAAGATCGTCAAAATTAACCCAGCCAATGAAAACGTCGTGGTCTCGCATCGGGCGCTGCTGGAGAAAGAACTGCAGAAGCAGCGCGAGGCGATTCTGTCGAAGATGGAGCCCGGCCAGGTGCTGGAGGGCACCGTCAAAAACATCACAGACTTCGGTGTTTTCATTGACCTCGGTGGCGTCGATGGGCTGCTGCACATTACGGATCTTTCGTGGGGTCGCGTTTCGCATCCCTCGGAGCTGGTGCAGCTCGGCCAGAAGCTAAACGTTGTGGTGCTTGACTACGACAAGGAGCGCCAGCGCATTTCGCTGGGCTTGAAGCAGCTCCAGCCTCATCCGTGGGAGAACATTGACGAGAAGTATAAGGAGGGCGACATCGTCGAAGGGAAGGTGGTGTCTATTACCGACTATGGCGCTTTTGTCGAACTGGAGAAGGGCATTGAGGGGCTGGTGCATATTTCCGAGATGAGCTGGACCGATCATATCAAGCACCCGAGTCAGAAGGTATCGCTGGGCCAGCTTGTTAAGGTGAAGATCCTGAACATCGATCGAGAGGGGCGGAAGATTTCACTGGGCATGAAGCAGTTAGAGCCCAATCCGTGGGAGGGGCTTGCCGAGCGCTATCCGCCGGGCACGGTGCTGCGTGGCAAGGTGCGCAAGATTACCAACTTCGGAGTCTTTGTAGAGATTGAGCCGGGCATTGATGGGCTGGTCCATATCAGTGACCTGTCGTGGACGCGGCGCATCCAGCATCCGAGCGAGGTGGTTAAGGAAGGAGAGGAACTGGATGTGGTCGTCCTTGAGGTCGATGAAGAAAATCGGCGCATTTCGCTGGGGCACAAGCAGGTGCAGACCAATCCGTGGAACGACTTTGCCACGGTCTATGCCGAAGGGACCGATCATAAGGCTAAAGTGGTCCGCTTTGAAGAAAACGGTCTGGTAGTCGAGTTGCCGCTGGGCGTGGAGGCGTTTGTGCCAGCCAATGAGCTCAAACACGGAAAGAACTTTCAGGAGTTCTATAACGAAGGGGATGAGCTGGAGCTGCGCGTGATTCGCTTTAGCGCAACCGACCGGGAAATTGTCCTCAGCGAGGTTGCTAAAGAACGGGCGGAAGCAGAGGCAAGGCGAGCCGAGGAAGAGCGACGCCGGCGTGAGGAGCGTAAACAGCAGGAAAAGGCGGTGCGAGAATATCAGCGGAAGGCGGTTACCGGCCCCACCACGCTAGGCGAGCTCAGCGGTCTGGAGGATCTGAAAGCGCAGCTTGAGGCAGCCGAAAAGGCCGCGCAGGAGGAAGGACAGCAAGCAGAGGAAGCAGCCCAGCCATCAGGGGAGGCGCAGGCACCTGAAGCTGCAGCGGAAGATGAGACGTCTGAGGAAAAGAGCGACTGA
- a CDS encoding phosphohydrolase, producing MELEKKPAALSAKAEDAAAEKVRAEATVYRDAAHRFPDWKGVSAKQIELDRALLDRTEGRVHTLLSHLLVDRTLHHYLSYANVVSVRRLGYNDHGPVHARIVTYNALKILRLLYEGGIRPSLEMEEVGTYEDAQVAVALAAFLHDAGMGITREGHEQWALTLVDPFIQHYLKLVYAEGDPMRAVLRALVHECIVGHMGNVRIHSIEAGVVLVADGTDMTHGRSRIPQMINRDPMIGDIHRYSASAITRVHIGPGERKPVRIAAYMEHVTGLFQVEEVLMHKVKAAPIMQHLEICAYVGDDPPRFYLR from the coding sequence ATGGAACTAGAAAAAAAGCCGGCAGCCCTTTCGGCGAAAGCTGAGGATGCTGCGGCAGAAAAGGTGCGGGCAGAAGCTACGGTTTATCGAGACGCCGCCCATCGTTTTCCAGATTGGAAAGGCGTTAGCGCCAAGCAAATAGAGCTGGACCGGGCGCTTCTGGACCGAACGGAAGGCCGGGTGCACACGCTGCTTTCTCATCTGCTGGTTGATCGCACGCTGCATCATTATCTGAGCTATGCCAATGTCGTATCGGTACGGCGGTTGGGGTACAACGATCATGGACCAGTGCATGCCCGCATAGTTACCTACAATGCTTTGAAAATTTTGCGATTGCTCTATGAGGGAGGGATCCGGCCGTCGCTTGAAATGGAAGAGGTGGGTACTTATGAGGATGCGCAGGTAGCCGTAGCGCTGGCCGCGTTTCTGCATGATGCCGGTATGGGCATTACCCGCGAAGGACATGAGCAGTGGGCGCTGACGTTGGTTGATCCATTTATCCAACACTATCTGAAGCTGGTTTATGCGGAGGGAGATCCGATGCGGGCTGTCCTGCGGGCGCTGGTACATGAATGCATTGTAGGACACATGGGCAACGTGCGCATTCACTCCATTGAGGCGGGCGTTGTGCTGGTTGCCGATGGGACCGATATGACGCACGGACGCTCACGCATTCCGCAAATGATCAACCGCGACCCTATGATTGGCGACATTCACCGCTATTCTGCCAGTGCGATCACGCGCGTGCACATTGGCCCTGGAGAACGCAAGCCCGTCCGCATAGCGGCTTACATGGAGCACGTGACCGGCCTCTTTCAGGTGGAGGAAGTGCTCATGCACAAGGTGAAAGCTGCTCCCATCATGCAACACCTGGAAATCTGCGCCTACGTAGGAGACGATCCTCCGCGCTTCTACCTCCGCTGA
- a CDS encoding RNA methyltransferase codes for MRKLAHHEIPRPDPETLRQMPRHPIVVVLDNIRSIYNVGSIFRTSDAARIEKLYLTGITGTPAHRQLHKTALGAEETVPWEYVRDPVPLVDTLREAGYTIAVLELTDTPTYTHQVPDTIFPLALIVGHELYGVQPALIERADLALEIPQFGSKQSLNVAVAYGIAVFDLVRQYRRLQGDPRFSPAPQQPDGAAAHMPPSR; via the coding sequence ATGCGCAAACTGGCGCACCACGAAATTCCACGTCCGGATCCTGAAACGCTGCGCCAAATGCCCCGCCACCCCATCGTGGTGGTGCTGGATAACATTCGTTCGATTTACAATGTAGGTTCCATTTTTCGCACCTCCGACGCCGCCCGCATCGAAAAACTCTATTTGACCGGCATCACGGGAACGCCCGCGCATCGCCAACTGCACAAAACAGCGCTAGGCGCCGAAGAAACAGTCCCCTGGGAATACGTGCGCGATCCCGTTCCCCTGGTCGATACGTTGCGGGAGGCTGGCTATACCATTGCTGTACTTGAACTAACCGATACGCCTACCTACACCCACCAGGTACCAGATACGATCTTTCCATTGGCGTTGATTGTAGGCCATGAACTCTACGGCGTACAACCTGCGTTGATTGAGCGAGCCGATCTGGCCCTTGAAATTCCTCAGTTCGGCAGCAAGCAGTCGCTCAACGTAGCCGTGGCTTATGGGATTGCCGTCTTCGATCTCGTGCGTCAATACCGCCGGCTTCAGGGAGATCCTCGTTTTAGCCCAGCACCTCAGCAGCCCGACGGAGCCGCCGCACACATGCCTCCTTCCCGATAA
- the cmk gene encoding (d)CMP kinase has product MIIAIDGPAGAGKSTTARRVAERLGYPYLDTGAMYRALALALLRQDPTLDPQRAKEALARTQLRVVWERGALRVFLDDEDVTEAIRTPEVSQAASRISTWPEVRARLLEEQRRIGRAWEQAYGGVVLDGRDIGTVVFPEAEVKVFLVADPEERARRRQRELAARGQKVPLEQVLSEIRQRDAQDQQRTLAPLRKAEDAVELDTTSLSIDEQVQRVYELIRERQRRLHV; this is encoded by the coding sequence GTGATCATTGCAATTGATGGTCCGGCCGGTGCAGGAAAGAGCACGACGGCACGCAGGGTAGCCGAGCGCCTGGGCTATCCTTACCTGGACACGGGCGCCATGTACCGGGCGCTGGCGCTGGCGCTGCTTCGGCAGGATCCGACGCTGGATCCGCAAAGGGCAAAGGAAGCGCTGGCGCGCACACAATTGCGTGTGGTGTGGGAGCGCGGCGCGCTGCGCGTCTTTTTGGATGACGAGGACGTAACGGAGGCCATCCGCACGCCTGAGGTCAGTCAGGCTGCCAGTCGCATCAGCACGTGGCCTGAGGTGCGCGCGCGGCTACTGGAAGAGCAGCGCCGCATTGGACGGGCCTGGGAGCAAGCATATGGCGGTGTCGTGCTGGATGGCCGGGATATTGGTACCGTGGTCTTTCCCGAAGCCGAAGTAAAGGTTTTTCTGGTGGCTGATCCAGAAGAGCGGGCCCGGCGACGTCAACGCGAGCTGGCGGCCCGAGGGCAGAAGGTGCCTCTGGAACAGGTGCTTTCCGAGATTCGCCAACGCGACGCGCAGGATCAGCAGCGAACCCTGGCGCCGCTGCGCAAAGCCGAGGATGCCGTCGAACTGGACACGACTTCGCTGAGTATTGACGAGCAGGTGCAGCGCGTGTACGAGCTGATCCGGGAACGCCAGCGTCGTTTGCACGTTTAG
- a CDS encoding Hsp20/alpha crystallin family protein, translating into MADRIYFPSFTTLQREMNRLFDEFLRGAETGEAPATWTPRADLAETDEAYLIRIDLPGVAKENLDLQFNEGVLTVSGERPAEYEGTEETVRHVERPHGRFFRSFTLPQTIDPAGIKAEMRDGVLTIRIPKLAAHQPRKIKVE; encoded by the coding sequence ATGGCTGACCGCATTTATTTCCCGAGTTTCACAACGTTGCAGCGCGAAATGAACCGGCTGTTCGACGAATTTCTACGGGGCGCAGAAACCGGCGAAGCTCCGGCCACCTGGACGCCGCGGGCGGATCTGGCAGAAACGGATGAAGCTTACCTGATCCGCATTGATCTGCCCGGCGTAGCCAAGGAGAACCTGGACCTTCAATTCAATGAAGGCGTGCTGACGGTCTCTGGAGAGCGGCCCGCTGAATACGAAGGCACGGAGGAAACCGTACGGCATGTGGAGCGCCCGCATGGTCGGTTCTTCCGAAGCTTCACGCTGCCGCAGACGATCGATCCGGCTGGCATCAAGGCCGAAATGCGAGATGGCGTGCTTACGATTCGCATTCCAAAGCTGGCTGCCCATCAGCCGCGTAAAATCAAAGTGGAGTAA